One region of Alosa sapidissima isolate fAloSap1 chromosome 1, fAloSap1.pri, whole genome shotgun sequence genomic DNA includes:
- the rps3a gene encoding 40S ribosomal protein S3a: MAVGKNKRLTKGGKKGAKKKIVDPFSKKDWYDVKAPAMFNIRNLGKTLVTRTQGTRIASDGLKGRVFEVSLADLQNDEVAFRKFKLITEDVQGKNCLTNFHGMDLTRDKMCSMVKKWQTMIEAHVDVKTTDGYLLRLFCVGFTKKRTNQIRKTSYAQHQQVRQIRKKMMEIMTREVQTNDLKEVVNKLIPDSVGKDIEKACQSIYPLHDVFVRKVKMLKKPKFELGKLMELHGEGGTSSAAAKPAGEGGDTGVKTERADGYEPPVQESV, from the exons ATGGCAGTCGGCAAGAATAAGAGACTGACCAAAGGTGGCAAGAAAGGTGCCAAGAAGAAGAT CGTTGATCCTTTTTCCAAGAAGGACTGGTATGATGTCAAGGCACCAGCCATGTTCAACATCCGCAACCTGGGCAAGACTTTGGTCACCAGGACTCAGGGAACCA GAATTGCCTCTGATGGGCTGAAGGGTCGTGTTTTCGAGGTGAGTCTCGCTGACTTGCAGAACGACGAGGTCGCTTTCCGCAAGTTTAAGCTCATAACTGAGGACGTGCAAGGCAAGAACTGCCTCACTAACTTCCATGGCATGGACCTGACCCGTGACAAGATGTGCTCTATGGTCAAGAAGTGGCAG ACCATGATTGAGGCTCATGTGGATGTGAAGACCACCGATGGGTATCTTCTGCGCCTATTTTGTGTGGGCTTCACCAAGAAGCGCACCAACCAGATCAGGAAGACCTCTTATGCTCAGCACCAGCAGGTTCGCCAGATCCGCAAGAAGATGATGGAGATAATGACCCGTGAGGTGCAGACCAACGACCTGAAGGAGGTGGTAAACAAATT GATCCCTGACAGTGTTGGCAAGGACATCGAGAAGGCATGCCAGTCCATCTACCCCCTCCATGATGTATTTGTCAGGAAGGTGAAGATGCTGAAGAAACCCAAGTTTGAAT TGGGCAAACTGATGGAGCTGCATGGGGAAGGCGGTACCAGCAGTGCAGCAGCCAAGCCCGCTGGCGAGGGAGGAGACACTGGAGTCAAGACGGAGCGCGCCGACGGCTATGAGCCCCCAGTTCAGGAGTCTGTCTGA